From Calothrix sp. PCC 6303, a single genomic window includes:
- the kdpC gene encoding K(+)-transporting ATPase subunit C has translation MIKQVFKALRITAILWFITAVIYPSLICAVGMLPFIGEKATASIIYNLENQPIGSSLIGQVFTSDKYFQSRPSTIRYSQGKQAKPTGISGASNFAPSNPKLVSRVVEKYSQFRDDNLQPPADLIYTSASGLDPHISIRAARLQLERVARSRNIEPDEIRGLVNKSTDGRFLGIFGEPGVNVLKLNYNLDLYDFNRQQNK, from the coding sequence ATGATTAAGCAGGTATTCAAAGCCTTACGAATAACCGCTATATTATGGTTCATTACAGCGGTGATTTACCCATCATTAATTTGTGCAGTGGGAATGTTGCCATTTATTGGAGAAAAAGCGACAGCTAGTATAATTTATAATCTTGAAAATCAACCAATTGGCTCAAGTTTAATTGGTCAAGTTTTCACATCCGATAAATACTTTCAAAGTCGTCCCAGCACAATTAGATATAGCCAAGGTAAACAAGCAAAACCGACGGGTATTTCTGGTGCTAGCAACTTTGCCCCCAGTAATCCAAAATTGGTTAGTCGAGTTGTTGAAAAATACAGTCAGTTTAGAGATGATAACCTTCAGCCTCCTGCTGATTTAATATATACTTCAGCGTCAGGTTTAGACCCCCATATTTCAATTAGAGCAGCACGTTTACAATTAGAAAGGGTTGCCCGTAGTCGAAATATTGAGCCTGATGAAATCAGAGGTTTAGTTAATAAATCTACTGATGGTAGATTTTTGGGAATTTTTGGAGAACCAGGTGTCAATGTTTTGAAACTCAACTATAATTTAGACCTATATGATTTTAATCGCCAACAAAATAAGTAA
- the priA gene encoding primosomal protein N' produces MYIKNKASFSSVGVAEPRESYQTDGIGSRWVEVLVDCPGATGLFTYRLPAQLDVKSGDILSVPFGSQVVGGIAIQLLNAPPADVAIEKIREVEDIVSGGFFPVAYWELLKRVAKYYYTPLIQVVRVALPPGLLGRSQRRIKLVKTRESENSAAFLGQAARQILEILNSQAEGDYSFVYLQRQVKAAYRGVRELTKCGLVESYLEPPKVTKAKLQKAVTLTSNLYDRTITTRQQEILEVLRRQGGEMWQTELLQACSASSSTLKTLAEKGCIVIEEREVLRRESSTGTALMGETAKNLTPAQIEALSSIQELESYTTVLLHGVTGSGKTEVYLQAIAPLLERGKSALVLVPEIGLTPQLTDRFRARFGDKVSVYHSALSDGERYDTWRQMLAGEAQVVIGTRSAIFAPLPHLGMIILDEEHDSSFKQDSPIPTYHARNVAQWRAELEDCPLILGSATPSLETWVGVEKQGAGEAGEAGGVGGQGHKSLYVSLPERINSRPLPPVEIVDMREELQQGNKSLFSRSLQDALLELKEKNQQGILFIHRRGHSTFVSCRSCGYVMDCPHCDVSLSYHQTEEGGSQLLRCHYCNYVVPQPRNCPECESPYFKYFGSGTQRVGQELARQFPELRVIRFDSDTTRTKGAHRNLLTQFVNGEADILLGTQMLTKGLDLPQVTLVGVVAADGLLHLSDYRASERAFQTLAQVAGRAGRGEDAGRVIIQTYTPEHPVIGAVRQHDYHSFIAEELEQREALNYPPYGRLILLRLSSLDAIAVANAAQIIATFLQGGEGYEILGPAPASIMRVANRYRWQILLKFTREMSPQLPDWQEVRELCPASVSLTIDVDPLNMM; encoded by the coding sequence ATGTATATAAAAAATAAGGCAAGTTTTTCATCTGTGGGTGTTGCCGAACCGAGGGAAAGTTATCAAACCGATGGTATTGGCAGTAGATGGGTAGAGGTTTTAGTCGATTGTCCAGGTGCTACGGGATTATTTACATACCGATTACCTGCACAATTAGATGTGAAATCTGGTGATATCTTAAGTGTGCCATTTGGTTCCCAAGTTGTGGGGGGGATTGCGATTCAGCTATTAAATGCACCTCCTGCCGATGTGGCAATTGAGAAAATTCGGGAAGTAGAAGATATTGTGAGTGGGGGTTTTTTCCCGGTTGCCTATTGGGAACTGTTAAAGCGTGTCGCCAAATATTATTACACTCCTTTAATTCAGGTGGTGCGGGTAGCATTACCACCGGGATTGTTAGGGCGATCGCAAAGACGAATTAAGCTAGTCAAAACAAGGGAAAGTGAAAATTCCGCAGCTTTTTTAGGACAGGCAGCTCGACAGATTTTAGAAATTTTAAATTCCCAAGCTGAGGGGGATTATAGTTTTGTTTACCTACAACGTCAAGTAAAAGCTGCATATCGGGGGGTGCGAGAGTTAACTAAGTGTGGTTTGGTGGAAAGTTATTTGGAACCACCCAAGGTGACAAAGGCAAAATTACAAAAAGCCGTCACCCTCACTAGTAATTTATACGATCGCACTATTACCACACGTCAGCAAGAAATCCTAGAGGTGTTACGCCGACAGGGTGGGGAAATGTGGCAAACTGAGTTACTCCAAGCTTGTAGTGCTAGTTCTTCCACCCTCAAAACTCTGGCGGAAAAGGGTTGTATTGTAATTGAAGAGCGGGAAGTATTACGGCGAGAATCCTCCACGGGTACTGCTTTGATGGGGGAAACAGCAAAAAACCTCACCCCTGCCCAAATTGAGGCTTTAAGCAGCATTCAGGAGTTGGAAAGTTACACCACAGTTTTGTTGCATGGGGTTACAGGTTCCGGTAAAACTGAAGTTTACCTCCAAGCGATCGCGCCTTTACTGGAAAGGGGAAAATCGGCTTTAGTTTTGGTTCCCGAAATTGGCTTAACTCCCCAACTCACAGATAGATTTCGTGCCCGTTTTGGCGATAAAGTTAGTGTTTACCACAGTGCTTTATCTGATGGGGAACGCTACGACACTTGGAGACAGATGTTAGCTGGGGAAGCTCAAGTTGTAATTGGTACCCGTAGCGCCATTTTTGCACCTCTGCCCCATTTGGGGATGATTATTTTGGATGAGGAACACGACTCTTCATTTAAACAAGATTCTCCCATTCCCACATATCATGCTAGGAATGTGGCTCAGTGGCGGGCTGAATTAGAAGATTGTCCGTTAATTTTGGGTTCGGCAACACCATCTTTGGAAACTTGGGTGGGAGTGGAGAAGCAGGGGGCAGGGGAGGCAGGGGAAGCAGGGGGAGTAGGGGGGCAGGGGCATAAATCTTTGTATGTTTCGCTGCCGGAAAGAATTAATTCCCGTCCTTTGCCTCCGGTGGAAATTGTGGATATGCGGGAGGAGTTGCAACAGGGAAATAAATCGCTATTTAGCCGTTCTCTCCAAGATGCATTATTAGAACTTAAAGAAAAAAATCAACAAGGTATCCTATTTATCCACCGTCGCGGACATAGCACCTTTGTTTCTTGCCGTAGTTGTGGTTATGTGATGGACTGTCCCCATTGTGATGTTTCACTTTCCTACCACCAAACTGAGGAGGGGGGAAGCCAACTACTTCGCTGTCACTATTGCAACTATGTTGTTCCTCAACCCCGTAATTGCCCGGAGTGTGAATCTCCCTATTTTAAGTATTTTGGTAGCGGTACACAGCGGGTAGGGCAAGAATTAGCGCGACAGTTTCCCGAATTGCGAGTAATTCGCTTTGATAGTGATACTACCAGGACTAAGGGGGCGCATCGCAATCTGTTAACGCAGTTTGTGAATGGGGAAGCAGATATTCTCCTCGGAACACAAATGTTAACCAAAGGTTTGGATTTACCACAGGTGACATTGGTGGGGGTGGTAGCTGCCGATGGGTTGCTGCATTTATCTGATTATCGTGCCAGTGAAAGGGCATTTCAAACCTTAGCACAGGTGGCAGGACGTGCAGGGCGAGGAGAAGATGCAGGGAGAGTAATTATCCAAACCTATACCCCAGAACATCCCGTGATTGGGGCTGTAAGGCAACATGATTATCACTCATTTATTGCCGAAGAATTAGAACAGCGGGAAGCATTAAACTATCCACCCTATGGTAGGTTGATATTATTACGCCTCAGTAGCTTGGATGCGATCGCAGTGGCAAATGCAGCCCAGATTATCGCTACTTTTCTCCAAGGTGGTGAAGGGTATGAGATTCTTGGACCCGCACCAGCTAGTATTATGCGTGTAGCCAATCGCTACCGTTGGCAGATTTTACTCAAATTTACCAGGGAAATGTCACCTCAATTACCCGATTGGCAAGAAGTTCGGGAACTTTGTCCAGCATCTGTAAGTTTAACTATTGATGTAGATCCGCTGAATATGATGTAA
- the nblR gene encoding response regulator transcription factor NblR, translated as MTLAHNPCVLVIESDESLATQLCFDLKEAGYDALVANDASNGIQYSRDCEPALIVIDRMLSGESGLSLCKNIRSSGMRSPVLVLMARDTVDDRVACLEAGADDYFLKPYRSEDFLSLVRLYLKPDVDTSEQLRFSDLVLDIATRRAVLHQKNIDLTMKEFELLKYMMEHPREVLTREQILENVWGYDFMGESNVIEVYIRYLRLKIEDEGQKRLIQTVRGVGYVLRES; from the coding sequence ATGACGCTTGCTCATAACCCTTGTGTTTTGGTGATTGAAAGCGACGAAAGTCTGGCAACTCAGCTTTGCTTTGACTTAAAGGAAGCTGGCTATGATGCTTTAGTGGCAAACGATGCTAGTAATGGTATTCAATATAGCCGTGATTGCGAACCCGCTTTGATTGTAATTGACCGGATGTTATCGGGAGAATCTGGACTGTCGCTATGTAAAAATATTCGTAGTTCGGGAATGCGATCGCCTGTTTTAGTTTTAATGGCAAGAGATACTGTTGATGATCGTGTCGCTTGTCTAGAGGCTGGTGCTGATGATTATTTTCTCAAGCCTTACCGTTCGGAAGATTTCTTAAGCTTAGTCCGATTGTATCTCAAACCAGATGTTGATACCTCTGAACAGCTACGCTTTAGCGATTTGGTGCTAGATATTGCTACCCGTCGCGCTGTTCTCCATCAAAAGAATATTGATTTAACAATGAAGGAGTTTGAACTCCTCAAATATATGATGGAACATCCCCGTGAAGTTCTCACCCGCGAGCAAATCCTCGAAAACGTTTGGGGTTACGACTTTATGGGAGAATCCAATGTCATAGAAGTATATATTCGCTATCTTCGACTCAAAATTGAAGATGAAGGGCAAAAACGACTAATTCAAACTGTTCGGGGTGTGGGCTATGTCTTAAGAGAATCTTAA
- a CDS encoding NAD(+) kinase: MPKAGIIYNDEKPIASRIAIEVKDKLTAAGWEVVMTTGIGGILGYSTPDSPVCHTPIEGLTPPGFDSDMKFVVVLGGDGTVLAASRQVAPCGIPLMTINTGHMGFLTEAYLNQMPQALDSLISGEYEIEERVMLAVSVFRGEKVLWEALCLNEMVLHREPLTSMCHFEIVIGHHAPVDIAADGIIISTPTGSTAYSLSAGGPVVTPGVPVLQLVPICPHSLASRALVFADSEPVNVFPVNTPRLVMVVDGNAGYYVTPADRVHLERSHYSVKFIRLQSPEFFRILREKLGWGLPHIAKPTSVELP; encoded by the coding sequence GTGCCGAAAGCGGGCATTATATACAACGATGAAAAACCGATAGCAAGTCGAATTGCTATTGAGGTTAAAGACAAGCTAACCGCCGCTGGTTGGGAAGTTGTAATGACAACTGGCATCGGCGGAATATTGGGCTATTCAACCCCAGATAGCCCTGTGTGTCATACACCGATTGAAGGTCTTACACCCCCTGGTTTTGACTCGGATATGAAGTTTGTCGTAGTTTTGGGGGGAGATGGGACGGTGTTAGCTGCTTCACGACAGGTGGCACCTTGTGGAATTCCATTGATGACGATTAATACAGGACACATGGGCTTTTTGACGGAAGCTTATCTCAATCAGATGCCTCAAGCTTTAGATAGTTTGATTTCTGGCGAGTATGAAATTGAAGAAAGGGTAATGCTAGCTGTTAGCGTTTTTCGAGGCGAGAAAGTTCTGTGGGAAGCTTTGTGTTTGAATGAGATGGTTTTACATCGGGAACCACTGACTTCCATGTGTCATTTTGAAATAGTGATTGGGCATCACGCACCTGTGGATATAGCTGCTGATGGGATTATTATTTCCACGCCAACTGGTTCTACAGCTTATTCTTTGAGTGCGGGTGGTCCGGTGGTGACACCAGGTGTACCTGTGTTGCAACTAGTACCAATTTGTCCCCATTCATTGGCTTCCAGGGCATTGGTTTTTGCTGATAGCGAACCTGTGAATGTTTTTCCTGTCAATACACCCCGATTAGTGATGGTGGTGGATGGCAATGCTGGCTATTATGTCACACCAGCAGACCGTGTGCATTTAGAGCGATCGCATTACAGCGTCAAGTTCATTCGTTTGCAATCACCAGAGTTTTTCCGCATCTTACGGGAGAAACTTGGTTGGGGATTGCCCCATATCGCTAAACCAACATCGGTGGAATTGCCTTAA
- the kdpA gene encoding potassium-transporting ATPase subunit KdpA, producing the protein MPQGLFQIGLTLLIVIAIAPFFGKYLAKVFLGENTPFDFIFSPIEKILFALGGIRRRENMTGGQYARAVLYTNTIMGILVYFLLVTQKYLPFNPMRLVAPRWDLALHTTISFLTNTDQQHYAGETTLSYFSQTSAIAFLMFTSAATGLAVGIAFIRGLTGRQLGNFYVDLTRGIIRVLLPLSIIGAIALLTQGVPQTFLPTQVVQTLDGGSQYIARGPVASFEMIKQLGENGGGFFGANSAHPLENPNPVSNLLETLAMVAIPSALIFTYGIFANNLKQAWLLFWMVFVIFLALVFITATGEYGGNTLINGTIGAEFANLEGKELRFGWAQTALWAVLTTATMCGAVNGMHDSLMPGGGFATLLNMFLQIVWGGQGTGTAFLYVFLILTVFVTGLMVGRTPEFLGRKIEKPQIVLASIILLIHPIAVLIPSAIALSFPKTLAGISNPGFHGISQVVYEYASAAANNGSGFEGLNDGSLWWNLSTCFSLLLGRYVPIIALLLLADSMSRKQVVAETSGTLRTDNSLFVTITAGIILILGVLTFFPVLALGPIAEGFKLASGIK; encoded by the coding sequence ATGCCACAAGGTTTATTCCAAATTGGTTTAACATTACTCATCGTCATCGCCATCGCGCCGTTTTTCGGGAAGTATTTGGCGAAGGTTTTTTTAGGAGAAAACACACCCTTTGATTTCATTTTCTCTCCCATCGAAAAAATTCTTTTTGCCCTTGGTGGTATTCGCAGAAGAGAAAATATGACAGGTGGGCAGTATGCACGGGCGGTACTTTATACCAATACCATCATGGGGATACTTGTATACTTTCTCCTAGTAACCCAGAAATATCTCCCCTTTAACCCCATGCGGCTGGTTGCACCAAGGTGGGATTTAGCCTTACATACAACCATATCTTTCCTCACCAACACCGATCAACAGCATTATGCCGGGGAAACCACCTTAAGTTATTTTAGCCAAACCAGCGCGATCGCATTCCTCATGTTTACCTCAGCAGCAACGGGTTTAGCTGTGGGAATTGCCTTTATTCGGGGTTTAACTGGGAGACAATTGGGTAACTTCTATGTTGATTTAACTCGTGGGATTATCAGGGTACTTTTACCATTGTCCATCATCGGCGCGATCGCGTTATTAACTCAGGGTGTACCGCAGACATTCTTACCTACCCAAGTTGTCCAAACTTTGGATGGTGGTTCCCAATATATCGCTAGGGGTCCGGTGGCATCCTTTGAGATGATTAAACAATTGGGGGAAAATGGCGGTGGTTTTTTTGGGGCAAATTCGGCACATCCTTTAGAAAACCCCAACCCAGTATCCAATTTACTAGAAACCTTGGCAATGGTGGCGATTCCTTCAGCTTTGATTTTTACCTATGGAATCTTTGCCAATAACCTCAAACAAGCCTGGTTACTCTTTTGGATGGTTTTTGTAATTTTCCTAGCTTTGGTATTCATCACCGCCACGGGAGAGTATGGAGGAAACACATTAATTAACGGTACCATCGGTGCTGAATTCGCCAATTTGGAGGGTAAAGAACTCCGCTTTGGTTGGGCGCAAACAGCACTATGGGCAGTTTTAACCACCGCTACCATGTGTGGTGCAGTTAACGGGATGCACGATTCCTTAATGCCGGGGGGAGGATTTGCCACCCTACTAAATATGTTCCTCCAAATCGTTTGGGGAGGGCAAGGAACTGGAACTGCATTTCTCTATGTATTCCTGATTTTGACAGTATTTGTCACCGGGTTGATGGTGGGGAGAACCCCAGAATTTTTGGGCAGGAAAATCGAAAAACCCCAAATTGTCCTTGCCAGCATTATTTTACTCATCCATCCCATAGCCGTTTTGATTCCCAGCGCGATCGCGTTATCATTTCCGAAGACATTAGCGGGTATTAGTAATCCTGGTTTCCATGGAATTTCCCAGGTAGTTTACGAATATGCATCAGCAGCAGCAAATAATGGTTCAGGCTTTGAAGGATTGAATGATGGTAGCTTGTGGTGGAATCTCAGTACCTGTTTTAGCCTGCTTTTAGGACGTTATGTCCCCATCATCGCTTTGTTACTTCTTGCCGACAGCATGAGTAGAAAGCAAGTTGTCGCCGAAACCTCCGGCACCCTCCGCACCGATAACTCATTGTTTGTTACTATCACAGCTGGTATTATCCTGATTTTGGGAGTGTTAACATTTTTCCCAGTGTTGGCATTAGGTCCGATTGCCGAAGGTTTTAAACTAGCTAGTGGGATTAAATAA
- the kdpB gene encoding potassium-transporting ATPase subunit KdpB, protein MNSLTPPKSRPSHSRQNSRRQVRQRQKISNQSIYLNAVKNAIFKLNPKSAIRNPVMFVVWVGTLITLATAINPYVFGTVPGKNLQLFNSLITGILFCTLLFANFAEAVAEGRGKAQADALRATKSEIIAKKLAPDGTISEVPSSSLQRGDNVYVVAGDIIPADGEVKMGVASVDESAITGESAPVLKESGSDVASSVTGGTRIISDELIINITADPGKGFIDRMIALVEGAQRQKTPNEIALTVLLAVLSLIFLIVIVTLPAFASYLNSPISVSVLVAFLVALIPTTIGGLLSAIGIAGMDRVAQFNVIASSGRAVEACGDVNTLILDKTGTITLGNRLAEEFIPINGHTIQEIATVALIASMFDDTPEGKSIIRLAERLGAVIDFDRSYSQGVPFSAKTRMSGTNLPDGKQVRKGAVSAIKGFVHSRNGKDSTELDTAYQRVSQQGGTPLAVALDGEMYGVIYLKDIVKPGIRDRFDQLRRMGVNTLMLTGDNSITASVIAKEAGLDGFIAEATPEDKIETIQREQAKGKIVAMTGDGTNDAPALAQADVGVAMNTGTQAAKEAANMVDLDSDPTKLIDIVSIGKQLLITRGALTTFSIANDIAKYFAIIPVLFTSANLQSLNIMQLTSVKSAILSALIYNALIIPALIPIALKGVNFKPLTANQLLQRNIFVFGLGGVIAPFIAIKILDLIITAIGLA, encoded by the coding sequence ATGAATTCCCTCACCCCACCCAAATCTCGTCCCTCTCACAGTCGCCAAAACTCCCGTCGTCAAGTACGTCAGCGACAAAAAATCAGCAATCAAAGCATTTACCTCAACGCTGTTAAAAATGCTATTTTCAAACTCAACCCTAAATCAGCCATCCGTAACCCAGTTATGTTTGTGGTTTGGGTGGGTACTCTCATCACCTTGGCAACGGCAATAAACCCCTATGTCTTTGGAACTGTCCCCGGTAAAAATCTTCAACTTTTCAACAGTTTAATTACTGGAATTCTTTTCTGCACCCTACTATTTGCCAACTTTGCCGAAGCGGTGGCAGAAGGGAGGGGAAAAGCCCAAGCTGATGCACTTCGTGCCACAAAATCGGAAATTATCGCCAAAAAACTCGCCCCAGATGGCACAATTTCTGAGGTTCCTTCCAGTAGTCTCCAAAGGGGTGATAACGTCTACGTCGTTGCCGGGGACATAATTCCCGCCGATGGAGAGGTGAAAATGGGTGTAGCTAGTGTGGATGAATCGGCAATTACGGGAGAATCTGCACCCGTACTCAAGGAATCAGGTTCTGATGTTGCCAGTTCTGTAACTGGAGGTACTCGCATCATCTCCGATGAACTCATTATTAATATTACCGCCGATCCTGGTAAAGGTTTCATCGACCGGATGATAGCTTTAGTAGAAGGTGCCCAAAGACAAAAAACCCCCAATGAAATTGCCCTGACGGTACTTCTCGCTGTTCTCAGCCTAATATTTCTCATCGTCATCGTCACATTACCAGCCTTCGCCAGTTATCTTAACAGCCCCATCAGCGTTTCCGTCCTCGTGGCGTTTTTAGTAGCTTTGATTCCCACCACCATCGGCGGTTTACTCAGTGCCATTGGCATCGCTGGGATGGATCGGGTAGCTCAATTTAACGTCATAGCCAGTTCTGGGAGAGCCGTGGAGGCATGTGGAGATGTGAATACCCTAATTTTAGACAAAACTGGTACTATTACCCTAGGAAACCGCCTAGCAGAAGAATTTATCCCGATTAACGGTCATACAATTCAAGAAATAGCAACTGTTGCCTTAATTGCTAGTATGTTTGATGACACACCAGAAGGAAAATCCATCATTCGTTTAGCCGAAAGATTAGGGGCAGTAATTGACTTTGACAGAAGTTATTCTCAAGGAGTACCATTTTCCGCCAAAACCCGGATGAGTGGTACCAACCTCCCTGATGGGAAACAGGTACGTAAAGGTGCAGTTTCCGCAATTAAAGGTTTTGTCCATTCTCGTAACGGCAAAGACTCCACAGAATTGGATACAGCATATCAAAGAGTCTCACAACAGGGTGGTACACCTCTGGCAGTTGCCTTAGATGGGGAAATGTACGGGGTAATTTATCTTAAAGATATCGTAAAACCGGGAATACGCGATCGCTTTGATCAATTAAGGCGTATGGGTGTGAATACTCTCATGTTAACTGGTGACAACAGTATTACCGCCTCTGTTATTGCCAAAGAAGCAGGTTTAGATGGTTTCATTGCCGAAGCGACTCCCGAAGACAAAATCGAAACCATTCAAAGGGAACAAGCAAAGGGTAAAATTGTTGCCATGACGGGAGATGGCACCAACGACGCACCAGCCCTGGCACAAGCAGATGTTGGTGTTGCCATGAATACAGGAACCCAAGCTGCTAAGGAAGCTGCGAATATGGTGGATTTGGATTCTGACCCCACCAAATTAATTGATATTGTTAGTATTGGGAAACAACTTCTCATTACCCGTGGTGCTTTAACCACCTTTTCCATCGCTAACGACATCGCCAAATATTTCGCTATTATTCCTGTACTGTTTACTTCTGCCAACCTGCAAAGTTTAAATATCATGCAGCTAACTAGCGTCAAGTCGGCTATCCTATCAGCATTAATCTACAATGCTTTAATTATTCCAGCTTTGATACCCATAGCTTTAAAGGGTGTTAATTTTAAACCACTTACAGCCAATCAACTATTACAAAGAAACATCTTTGTTTTTGGTTTAGGAGGAGTTATTGCCCCATTTATCGCCATCAAAATTCTTGACTTAATTATCACAGCTATCGGTTTAGCATAA
- a CDS encoding SDR family oxidoreductase: MTILIVGATGTLGRQVARRAIDEGYEVRCLVRSMKKAAFLREWGAELAGGDLCYPETLESALQGVTAVIDAATARPTDSLSIKRVDWEGQVALIQAAKAANVERFIFFSILNADKYPHVPLMEIKRCTEVFLADSGLNYVNIKLAGFMQGLIGQYGIPILEGQPVWVTGESSPIAYMDTQDIAKFAVRALKVENIDKQSFPVVGTRAWSAEEIIKLCERLSGKDARVTRMPISLLRAVRKSLRFFQWGWNISDRLAFTEVLASGQPLNASMDEVYKIFDLDVNETTTLESYLQEYFSRIMKKLKEIDYEKAKTKNKKQKSKKTPFKANS; the protein is encoded by the coding sequence ATGACAATATTAATAGTTGGTGCCACGGGCACCTTAGGAAGACAAGTTGCTCGTCGTGCTATCGATGAGGGGTATGAAGTTCGCTGTTTAGTCAGAAGTATGAAGAAAGCCGCCTTCTTGAGAGAATGGGGTGCAGAGTTAGCTGGTGGCGATTTGTGCTATCCCGAAACCCTAGAATCTGCATTGCAAGGTGTTACAGCGGTAATTGATGCAGCTACAGCACGTCCTACAGATTCTCTTAGTATTAAGCGAGTGGATTGGGAAGGTCAAGTGGCACTAATCCAAGCAGCAAAAGCAGCCAATGTTGAGCGGTTCATTTTCTTCTCAATCTTAAATGCTGATAAATATCCCCATGTTCCTTTGATGGAAATTAAGCGCTGTACAGAAGTATTTTTGGCTGATTCAGGCTTAAATTACGTCAATATCAAGTTAGCGGGATTCATGCAAGGTTTAATTGGTCAATACGGTATCCCTATTTTAGAAGGACAACCAGTTTGGGTAACGGGAGAATCTTCCCCCATTGCTTATATGGATACTCAAGATATTGCAAAGTTCGCAGTTAGAGCATTAAAAGTAGAAAATATAGATAAACAGAGTTTCCCTGTAGTAGGAACTCGTGCTTGGAGTGCAGAAGAAATTATCAAATTATGTGAACGCTTATCTGGAAAAGATGCGAGAGTTACGAGGATGCCCATAAGTTTATTAAGGGCAGTACGTAAATCGTTACGTTTCTTTCAATGGGGATGGAATATTTCTGACCGTCTAGCATTTACTGAAGTGTTAGCTAGTGGTCAACCACTTAATGCTTCTATGGATGAAGTATATAAGATATTTGATTTAGATGTAAATGAGACTACAACGCTGGAAAGCTATTTACAAGAGTATTTTAGCCGGATTATGAAAAAGCTTAAAGAAATCGATTATGAGAAAGCCAAAACTAAAAATAAAAAGCAGAAGTCAAAAAAGACACCTTTTAAAGCTAATAGTTAA
- the pdxA gene encoding 4-hydroxythreonine-4-phosphate dehydrogenase PdxA yields MHDLDGYRPRLAITLGDPGGIGIEVVLKALADVQLRENYDVTLVGSARLLAKTYTQLKFVVDADLLVNPDEIKVLDVDIDAATEAKIILGEGNAASGAVSFAFMEHAIASTNKGDFDAIVTAPIAKSAWKAAGYHYPGQTELLAEKSGGKRVGMLFVARSPHTGWILRALLATTHIPLCQVSQALTPELMTQKLELLVDCLKTDFGMDSGTIAIAGLNPHSGEQGQLGTEEQDWLLPWLQQARQKHPNFQLEGLIPPDTMWVNPGIAWYGNSASQPADAYIALYHDQGLIPVKMMAFDRAVNTSIGLPFVRTSPDHGTAFDIAGKGVANATSIKAAIELAGFLTMQRIKARK; encoded by the coding sequence ATGCATGATCTAGATGGATATCGTCCGCGTTTAGCAATAACTTTGGGAGATCCGGGGGGAATTGGAATAGAAGTAGTTTTGAAGGCTTTGGCAGATGTGCAGTTGCGAGAAAATTATGATGTGACACTGGTGGGAAGTGCTCGTTTACTAGCTAAGACTTACACTCAACTTAAATTTGTGGTTGATGCTGATTTGTTGGTGAATCCAGATGAAATTAAGGTTTTGGATGTAGATATTGATGCTGCAACAGAGGCAAAAATTATTCTGGGGGAAGGAAATGCGGCAAGTGGAGCGGTAAGCTTTGCTTTTATGGAACATGCGATCGCATCCACCAACAAAGGCGATTTTGATGCCATCGTTACAGCCCCCATTGCTAAGTCGGCATGGAAGGCAGCAGGCTATCATTACCCCGGACAAACTGAATTATTAGCCGAAAAATCTGGTGGAAAAAGGGTGGGGATGCTATTTGTCGCTCGTTCTCCCCATACTGGTTGGATTTTACGCGCTTTACTCGCAACCACACATATACCATTATGTCAAGTATCCCAAGCATTAACACCAGAATTAATGACCCAAAAATTAGAATTATTGGTGGATTGTTTAAAAACCGACTTTGGTATGGATTCTGGGACAATAGCGATCGCTGGATTGAATCCCCACAGTGGGGAACAGGGACAGTTAGGAACTGAAGAACAAGATTGGTTACTTCCTTGGTTACAGCAAGCACGGCAAAAGCACCCCAATTTCCAATTAGAAGGACTAATTCCACCCGATACAATGTGGGTAAATCCGGGAATTGCTTGGTATGGTAATTCCGCTTCCCAACCTGCTGATGCTTATATTGCCCTATACCACGATCAAGGATTAATTCCAGTTAAAATGATGGCATTTGATCGGGCTGTAAATACCTCGATTGGTTTGCCTTTTGTGCGGACATCACCTGACCATGGCACCGCATTTGATATTGCTGGCAAAGGGGTAGCTAACGCTACTAGTATAAAAGCAGCAATTGAATTAGCTGGATTCTTAACTATGCAAAGAATCAAAGCAAGAAAGTAA
- a CDS encoding PetM family cytochrome b6-f complex subunit 7 encodes MGSELFTAAFLPFALILVGWGLGVLLLKVQGAEEE; translated from the coding sequence ATGGGAAGCGAATTATTTACAGCGGCATTTCTACCTTTTGCCCTAATTCTTGTAGGCTGGGGCTTAGGAGTATTGTTACTTAAAGTTCAAGGTGCAGAGGAAGAGTAA